GCCTAGCGAACGCACTAGCTCTGAGAAAGAAACGGGTTTAGTCGTTCACATCCAGTGCATTCAGCCTGTGACTGGACAGTAACTCCAGTGCTTCTTGACAAGTGTTCTTGATGTGATGGGGAGGATCTTTTTGTGCATCAAAACTATAGTTAAACCGTGGTCCTTTGAGATGCCTTGGCAACACGGATTCCACATATGCCCCAGGAATGTATGACTGGATTCTTTTAAGACACACAGCCATTGAAGCCCAGCATTCACTCTGCACACCTTGCTTCCTGTCGCAAGAAAAAGTGTAACCTATATTTAAGAGCAAGAATCTCAGGAGTAACTTCCTGATCAGAACAGATGGAAGGCAGGACACACAGCACATGTGGATAACAAGTCTTGAAGAACCACAGCTACTGTAAGGTAAATAcccacccttttttcccctgaatatCCACACAACTTCCATTTTGGGGGTTTGCAAGCACTTATGTCAGTAACAAAGTTGATGAGGGTTGCCTAAAAAGAATGGATGCTACACTGCCACTCAGAGCTTACATTTGGCACACAAGCCTAAACAGAAAATGGCACTTTTTCCCATTCTTGCTGTAGGAACATCTGCCAGACAGACCATGAAGGAATAAGTGTGGGCAGAGAAAGCCTCAACCCACTCAGAAAGATCGTTCTTGGCTGGAGTACTCAAGTGGCACTTATTGAGATCTTTGTTATCCATTCAGCAAACACCATGAAAAGAGTCCTGAAATACATTTGAACAACTGTTTCCAGTCACAATAAAAAGTCAGTCTCACAACATTTAACATACAAGATTTTACTTTACTCCGAGGGATGTGGTTTAGGGAAGGAAACATGAAGATAAACAGGGTGAATGAAGCCAGAGACCACCTACACCAGAAACTCTGGGTAATGCCAGAGAATAGCCTTGTTTTGATAAGTTTCATTTGTATTTAGCTTAACAAGATGTTTCTATAAGTGCTGGGTCATCAGGAAAGAAGTTTTCACCAAAGATAGCAGAGAACATACATCCAATGTTTCTAACAGACATTTCATTAATTCTATCGGCACATGACCATCATTTCACGTTGACGGATGACAATAAAGTCACACCAACAATGAAGACATGCTTCAGAAATCAGACTGATCAGAGAGTCGTAGATAGAACAGCATGTGGGACAAGTGACACTGTCCATGCAGGATCTTGCCTGTGCTTTGTACGACCTGAAGTCTCCACCTGAACTGCGAGCATCTTGTTTCAGAATGGTTTAGGACAGCAAGAGAGATCTGGTACCACCTGGCTCTGCCATAAGCTGTTGCTTCCCACCTGTAAGGGTTAATCTATTAACCCTTCAAATTAGACTCATACTGTCTTCACATTGATTGTATTGAGGAAGCAGATGGCTTACTTTACTCCACCATCACACACAGCTGTGTGACTTCTCGTATCAGCCATGTGAATGAGGCTATGACCATGCTATCATACCCAGGCTTTTACAAGCATGCTGTTACTACCAAAcatttaataacttttaaacATTTCGGTGCTGGAACTCTTGTCCTGACATTTCATCTTGCAGATACACCAAATATAGCACATCTGGAACTGATTGAGCCTTCTGGTGTGGCATAGATTTGCTGTTCCTGTCTCACAGCCACGTTGGAGTGCTGAGAGCACGACAGCACAACAGACGTTAAGCTCAGTGCTTAGTTTCATGTCCACAGGCAGCACGAGGCCACTCATGAAGTGGATAATCTCTTCTTCAGTCATGGTGTTCTGTGACAGCAATTTACCACAGTAGCAAAATATCTTCCCAGATGTTAAACTGTTTATTATAACTGGGCACACGTGCTCATCCCTCAGTGCAGGAGGTTGGCATTtggttttatataaaaataactgtgaaaCCAAAGCTGCTGCCCAAAAGCAAAATGATCAGTGAATCTGCCATTTGCACAATAATGTGGGACTGTTGCAGGTAGAATGATTTTTCATtggcacaaaacaaaaatacttttctgtcaAAGCTTCCACAATACGACCATTAGCACAATCAAcaaaactgacagaaaagaCAGTGGGAATCAGCACAGAATCTTTTGTGACAATAAAGAGAATTTTCCATTACTTCAGCTGTCATCTGGTCACCACAGGACTATGCGATAGAAAGCTTGGTTGGAAATTCAAAGTTTAACAAAAGTCTTCTCTCACAACCTagtgagttaaaaaaaacaaatgaaaacatgaaagctTTAATTAGATCAATGAATGTCACATAAGAACACAGTTTTGCTGCAGCATTTTCCCTGAAACTGGCTCAGGCAACCAGCAAAGTCCCACGATGTAAGGGACTTCTGAAATGATGACAGGAGATGCCTGGGTCCTTCCAAGACTTCTGACTACACAATAAAGTGACATTCTTCTTGCAGCTATTATTGCCAAGTTTACCcagaaagaaggaacagaacaaataatttaaaggaaattagATAGTCCAATATAGCAgaaaaagggttttgttttcctggcaaGCACAGGTAACAACTTTCCTGAATAGAAAACCTTTTCTACTAGACTCCCTATGCTAGCACACTAgactttttctctctgtgaagCAATGAGTCATGAACAAACAGGTAGGCAGCATCCAGGAACTCAAATGCAGAGACATCAGCACAGGTGAAAGATCTATCTGTTGTTCTGAACATAAATCTAACCAAGCTGGACCACTGAAAGAGCATGCTCATTAGATTCAAGACTCAAATGCACCTAGGTCCATCTTGTTGCTATTGCCAGAACCACACACAGATCCTCTCTGAGTTTTGTCATGATCCTTGAGCCACAGGATAAGTAGAACATGCATCAgagcagtaatgaaaaatatgaatgagTCATTCGGAATGGACCTCTGGCTCTTACTGATCCTACAGCAACTACTAAAATTGGTATTGTAGCTTATCAAAAACAATCTGTTTTGGAAAATCCCCATTTTCGGAAAACATCCAAAGGCTTCAGATCTGAGGATTAGATTTGGCTTTGGCTAATGGTTTCCAAACAGATTTCTACTGACACAATCATCTAGCAAACTGTGAAGACCAGAAAAGTTAAAGTTTCATGCTATAGTGCAGTCCTCAACAAATCAGATGCAGAGTTCCTACATAAGCTGACATAAAGGCTTTCATGAGCAGTATTTACTGCTGTACTGTTGTCAGAATCATGATGACCCTAACCAAGGATAAGAAAGCATTTGCTCTGATAACCTGTAGTCCCAAACCATTTAGATGCAGGTCAGTCCCCAAGGATCCCCTTTCACTGTCCTTCCTTAAACTTTCAGCTCACTCATATGAACTCCCTAACCTTGAATGGAGGCAACCATAACCCTGCTAAGGAGTTTTGCTTGAATTGTTTGTAGATAAACACATACTGAATCAGAACTATGCACAAGGCCTTCTGGAGAATCTGAGAACTCAGATCGTGGTGTTTGAAAACTAAGTACACTTCAACCACATCTTTAAGAGTTACAAACAAATTCCAGTATAACATACAATATACATACACTCCAGTTATTTGAGGCAGGGATGCATGCTGGAGCAGTGCAGAGTTAATTTATGAGGCCAGTCATCATCTGGAgtctgctgaagaaaacaggatCTAAAATTCTCAGTAAATTCTGTGCTCTAAATTGGGAGCACAGAACTGAGACTTACTATCAGTGTCTTCTGATAAGTGATAAGATGACTTCCTAGGAACTATTGGCACAAAGATAAATGTCTCAAGTGTATAAATGTTTTAGTTAGATCTTAGTAAGTTATTCACTGTGGAGTTGATGTTTATCTCTAAAGGTAAGTGAATCTCTTCAGTTACCTCCAGATGTAAACAAAAAGTAAATCCCCAGCACACCGGACTAGAGTTAGTGTGAAACAAATCCTTCTGAAATACATAGCATCAAACCTTCTCCAAAAACTGGTCTCTAAAAAGCTGGTCTAACTCATCTGCACTACTTCGCTAAAGTAAACACTGCCACAGAACACCATCTAGAATGGGTGCTTacaaaaatgttctgaagaGGAAACGGGGAAgtagaaaaagagcaaagagatCAGAGTAGCTTGGTATCAAACAACTTTTACTGATAGTAGTGAGCACACATTGCTTCAAGCTCAGCTTCTTCCTGCCAAACTCTTCCCAGATGCCAAGTAAATGGCTCAAGGAATGCAAAGAGGCAGCTGTCTAGGTCCAGCTAGACTTTTAACCTGAATGCCAAGATGGGTAACTTCCCAGAAAAGCCACGCtccaagaaaactgaaataggtAGCAGATATCTGCAAACATCTGCGTTACAGTTGTCTCCTCTCAGGGGACTCTAATGATCATGGTCGTTACTGGAATTGGGATTATTTCACTGGGCAGACgcagcttttattttgagaattCCTCCACAGGagctactaaaataaaaagctaagtCAACAATCAGTAGGTGAACATACTCATTTTACACAAGTTTAAGTTTCctgaagaacaaaacccaagcatATTTCCTTACTTGAACGAAATAGGTCAGGCCAGTAAGATTTGTTTGACTGataggggaaagggaaggggaaaaccCCAATCTATTCttgaattaaaaagagaaaaaatagtaaatttGATTGAAACACTGCTAAATATGTAATGTATTAAACCCCTACCCCAAATAAAGGGCTCTTTTGAAGCTTTTCTTCCCGCTTTACCTATgtgattttctgaaaaaatctaAGTTTTAGAAAGACTTTAGACAGAATTGCCTGTTGAtgtctttccctcccccctttttttaaataaattgtattgAAGACATATGAATActcctgtttccttttcactgcaAAGGAGGTATGTTGAATGACAACCCTGTATGTTAGGTGATTTGAGTATCAGAAGTGTAAAGACACCTTGAAACTATGATTAGTCTTTTGAATATATGCTCCTATCTTTGCTAGTGAAAAAGAAGAACAGATAGAAACTAGATAAATTAGTGTTAAAGATTTCCAGTATGTCCATGAGCACTGTGTTAGCTTCCCTTAAGGAACCTATTGTGGGACCTTCGCAGAAATCACCCCATGTTAAAAGGTGtcacagcaaacattttatGCCAAGTCAGTAAGCAGCAGTAACTGTATGCCTTACTTTTCTGTCTTAGTTCCCATGCAGACTAATGTAGCTGTTAAACACTGACAGAAGTTTTGTAAAACTACCTAAATATGCACAGTTATAACTGTGCCCTTTCCTAATCCAGTACAGCTAATTTGAAACCATGGACTATTTTTGAATACACTTATTCTTTCCAGAGGACATTACCTTCGACTTGTCTACACCGAGTTTGGTTGCCCATCATTCTGTCTCCATCCACTCTGCTCCTCTAGTCTTGACTAACTTTAGAAACTCTGCCATCATCAAATTCTTGCAGGGCAGTTCTCTTCTTCAGATCCCTGACAAATAAATACAGGTCTCAGTATAGATCCGCAGACACTCGGTCCACAACttcttgctttgcaaaattaaataattctttctgaATCACCTCACTGTGATAATTAActaaatttaaaactaaatagctttttttaaaagaaacaaacaaacaactgcaCTACACAGAACCCCCTCAGTTTTACTAACTCAGTCATGTAAGACTGCAATCCTTTATGACAAATGCCATAGGCATATAACGGTTATGAGCTGCCGGAGTACAGGATGAACTCAATTTACATTACAGTATAGGAACTTCAAATACAGCACCATTAAGTGCAATGATATACTTAAATATGCTGGCATAGGACCAGTAGGGCTTTCATTGCCTTTTAACATGTACTACTACCGTCTCTTCAGAAGAGGGTGTCTCCTTTTGGCAATTCCCCTTTGCCACACAATCCCCAACAAATGCCATGGTCCGCGGGTGCCAGTCTGTGGGTCTTGTGAGGCCTAAGATCAGTGCAGGCTAACACCATTCTCCCATCACTGAGCCTTCTTGAGGCTCAGTAGTGAGAGTTCATAAAGATCTATTTAATCCCATTCTGGCTCTGACCTCAGCACAATTTTCTAAACAAGTAATTTGTAAATTTTACAGAAAGTTCTCTGATTTCTCAACCTAAGATTTCTTTCACACAGGATTACATCTTTTCCCCTGCACCTTTTCTAAAGGAATCCTAGACTTGATGCTGAACTGAAAATCCTGGAGCTCCCTGCTAAACCGAACAGCAGGTGGAATAGGAGTAGCTGAAGCATGTCTTCTCTCACTGAAGTACCTTAGACCTGACCAGCAGGATAGCACAGGTGGCAGAAGTGAAATTCAACTCCACTCTCTGGATCCTTTGGAGTGACTATCAAAGAGGCCATCTAGCCCAGCAGTCACAGTGAGTTTTAGAGTATGGATATCCGTGTCCATAAGACACACAGACTAGATGCAGATACAAAAATCACAGAGTTTGGAGACATGATAGGGAGAAGCAGTAAGTTCTCTCTTCGTCACTCTCAGCATTTTGATTTGTAAGCCTGTGCTTTTATTCTGGTTATCCAAGAACACATTCAACCACCATACCAAAGCTGAATAACGACCAATGGGATGAGTTGCCCATCTGTAACAAGACCACATGCACAGCTAAGGATGTTCTTGAGAAGATTACAAATCTTTCTGCTAGATTCTGATCACCTCGCCTATACCTCAGCTTCTTGCAGTGGTCAAtggaaaaacccaaaaccccattTGGGGGTTTGTGTGATTGCTTCTGCCCTCCCTCTTTGACTATCCAGACAAGCTCAATGCTGGTCCCACTGGAAATATCTAGCttcatgcacatttttaaatgcaaacaccTTCAATGTTCTACTTGgattttccaggaaaagaagtttttgtttCAAACCAAAATGATTAAGAAGatacaaataacaaaatgtCTGTCCCAGGAAACAAAAGTCCTTGCAACTACTCAGCAGTTTCTACTGCAATCCCACCAGTCTTCTTATTTCTTGATAAATGGGGGCAGCCACTTCTTTCGCTTTCTCTGCTCCATCCTCTAAAACCTTTATCAGATGGGATTTGTCTTCCTGGAGTTTCTTGATTTCACTCCTGATAGGTGCAAATTTTTGAATAACTGACTCTGCTACCACCATTTTGTAGCCAGCAGTGTCAAGACCAGCAGACTGGTGCAGCACTTCTTTGATGCTAAGCCCCGTTACTGCAGCATGAATGGACACCAGATTGGAGACACCAGGGCGACCGGCTGGGTCGTAGGTCACCTCAGAGGTAAAGTCAGTCACAGCTTTGCGGAATTTCAGCACTATTTTGTCGGGGCTGTCTGCTATGTTAACAGTAGCTAACTTCTGTGGGTCTGACTTCGACATCTTCACCGTTGGATCTCTgagggattttattttctttgttgtaccttaaaaaaaaaaagggggggggaataaTTATGAACACACATAGACAATGGTTTCCTATGACAATTGCTAAGAACACTTTGCAGCAGTGTGATGAAGCTCTCTGTTTATCCTTGCTTAAAAACGAGTTGTGAACACAATCACGTACACTCGTATTTAGTCCTTGTGCCCTCCTTGTCCTTCTAAGCCACCTTTCTCCTCCCATAAACTAAATGAAAACCTGCTCTGTTTCTGCCCTCCTTGCTAAGCAGAAACTTCTGCTGGGACGcttcttaatattttctgtggCTACATGctgattttctctgaaaactctCTCCTCCCTTGTATTCCTGGCACTGGCAACAAGTTACCTTGAGAGCACAGACTGCATATTACTGAAAGGTTCTGTAGCAGTGGAGAAACAGGTTAAATCCACTGGTAAAAAAGAATCCCAGAACAATTAATCTCCTTACTTCAGGGAAGTCTTCCACCCAAAATCACTTGGTAATTCTCCTAAATATCAATAAAGACAGTTATTAAAAGTTCCCTAACTCAACGCTAACCAGCTCTGTTAGGGGGAAAGCACTGTTCAGATAAGAGAGGTGTGGGTATTGTACAAACTACTAAGATACATGTGTGTACATGAAATAGAATAGTAGCATTAGGGGAATATTGCAAAGTACTTTCTTTAACAGCATCAGTGCAAACTGTTTCAGTCTTTCACCAAGAAATATAATTCATGGAGTACACAAAGTATCACTGATCTAGAAAGTACTGACACCAATTGTTTTTAGACACCTAATACAGCCAACTAAATTACCTGCATACTCCTCATAGATGGCCTACGTACTCAGTGAAAGGATAAGTGTTCTTCAGGGTACAATTCAGACTGCCCCAGAAAGTGCTCTGTTCTGAATCACCTTTTGGAACAGTCTGTCTCTTTTCTGTAAATTTGAAAGAGTCCAGGTAATCTAACTGCCTACACCTAGTGAGTCTGAATAGGTCCCTAACTCCTCCATTCATCTAGGATATTTCATTGGTTTGCATATACTTGTGAACTTATGAAGGTATGCCTTTCATGAGGAAAgtgaaaagttcttttttttttctcctccccccctaATtgagctttttatttcctgggaAACAGTCTCACCTGCATCATAGGCTACACTCAGCTCCTCATTACAGTGCTTAGTATTTAATTGTTCATTAGAAACTAGAGAGCTTGCAATACCTAGTATTCTCTAGGCTCCACTCTGGGTCTAACACCATTTTTGCCACTGAGGCTTGAAAATTGAGAAAGGTTTATTACTGCCTGTCTTTTCTAAGGTGAGAGCTCCTTGCCCTTTTGGGGGCGAAGGTCTCTGCTGTGCATTCCTCTACATTACTTACAACAAAGATGCAATGCTTCTTCCTTGCCCAATTCTTCACGTTTCTTAACAAACATGCCATTTGCGCCATCTGACTCCTCCTCACCCCCCGGCCTATGACCTTATAGCTCAAAAATGGCTGAGAACATTTTCCTTATAAGTCTCCCTAAGATCAAAAACGGAAAGTCTAAGCTCTGTAAGAGACCCTTACTgaaatatgcatgtatatattaaacacacttaaaagatttttgaacACTGTACCAATAAACCTACAAGCTGTTTAGCATGCTTAATATAAACATCTACCACTCAGACATTGAAGAATTCTGCTTGCTAGAGGTCTCTTGTCTTGTTGCTTACATGTCTCCTGAACTAGCAACATGGAGCAGAGACCCTGCTCTCAAAAGGTCCAATACTTGAAGAGCAAGGCtgactggcagcagcagagtgcaTCTGGCCCCCTGGACTAGAATACCAGACGTCACATACATTCCTCTACTGGGGATTTGTAAAGCCATATGTCTATCTTGGGAGTTCAATTTCACAGCCTCTTGTCTCTTGTtgtcagtttttaattttccactCCCTTAGCATCAGTTTGTTCCCTTTTCTTGGTCCCTGAAGCTATTTCTACAAtatttaaatccattttcaaCCTTGAAGTGCAGttaagggggaagaaaaaaaaaaaaaaaacaaccaagacCAGCTCACTTAAAATGGCTTTGGGCACAGGAAAGAATTCTCCATATTTCTTGTTGAAATGTTGTGCTATATCTTGGGCTAgttccaggtgcaggacttgaTCTTCTCCAACGGGAACACGTGTCGACCTTTTAATAAAAGACAGATACAGGAAACTCAGCAAAGCTCTCTGGTTCTGCTGAAATGTTACTCAAGACTGTCACAGCTTCTGCCATGACTGAGGGCCAGACTCAGTCAAACACTCAGCCCCAGCTAGATATAGGTGCTGTGGGAACAAGATCCCAAACTGACTGCATCCCAGGATGAGTCTGCTTTTTGTACTGAA
Above is a genomic segment from Gymnogyps californianus isolate 813 chromosome 1, ASM1813914v2, whole genome shotgun sequence containing:
- the WARS2 gene encoding tryptophan--tRNA ligase, mitochondrial; amino-acid sequence: MDMHSLTMPKEPAVLRQNILDTTAAILACGIDPKKCFLFRQSLVPEHAELAWILGCLTNVPRLLRLPQWKMKRTSQNNEGTVGLLTYPVLQAADILLYKSTRVPVGEDQVLHLELAQDIAQHFNKKYGEFFPVPKAILSTTKKIKSLRDPTVKMSKSDPQKLATVNIADSPDKIVLKFRKAVTDFTSEVTYDPAGRPGVSNLVSIHAAVTGLSIKEVLHQSAGLDTAGYKMVVAESVIQKFAPIRSEIKKLQEDKSHLIKVLEDGAEKAKEVAAPIYQEIRRLVGLQ